A window of Ananas comosus cultivar F153 linkage group 11, ASM154086v1, whole genome shotgun sequence genomic DNA:
TACTAAgagccaaaacccaaaaactaaAACTACACATGGTTGGAACTGAGAAGCCCAACCCCCTCACCAAAACATACACACATCCCCCACCTTTCCTTCAACAGACTCTCACCCCCATATTCTTCCTCTCCACACCCACCATCTCCTCCTATGTATACACCctcttcactctctctctcctctcaccaTTAATGGCAATTACCCGAGACATAACAAAGCAACAAGCAATCAAAACCCCCTCACCatgagcagcagcagccgcggcCGCCACTCCGCATCCGTCGCCGGCGACGCTCTCGTCGCGGCCATCGCCTTATCGCTCGTCGCCCTCGCCACCGCCCTGCTCCTCCTCTGCCGACGAATGCGGCGCGCCGACAAAGAGAATTCCGGCAACactagcggcggcggcgatggcaaCGACGACGAGAGCAGCGTGACGGCGATGCTGCATGCGGCCCAGCCCCGGCCGCTGCGCGACATCGAGTCGGCCACGGCCGGCTTCCACCGGTCACACGTCATCCACGACGGCCCGCACGCCACGGTCTACAAGGCCGTGTCGGCGTCGGGGGACGTCTTCGCCGCGAAGCGCGTCCACCCGGACGTGGTTCTGCTCAACCCGGGCGTCGCCTTCGGCTCGGCGGTGAAGTCGCTCTCCTTCGCGGGCCGCCacccgaacgtcgtcccagtGCTCGGCTACTCCGAAGCCCCCGGCGAGCGGATCATCCTCACCGAGTACGTCGCCGGCGTCAAGACCCTCGACATCTGCCTGCACGGCAGCTCGCCCGACGGCACGCCTTTCGCCGGCCTGCTCCGCTGGCAGCTCCGCATCCGCATCGCCGCGGGCGCCGCCCGTGGCATCGCCCATCTGCACGGCGCCACCGCGCTCGGCATCGTGCATGGCGGGATCAAGCCTGCCAACATCATGCTCGACGCGAACTTCTGCGCCAGGGTTTCCGACTACGCACTGCCATTTCCATTGCAAACCAATAATCGCAGCGGGTACCGCAACGATCCAGTCAACCAGCACTAATAACTTGCAAATTCAGTTATTAATACTAACGTATCCATCATATATAAAGTTTGGATATAAAAATAACTTGCAAGTTCAGCACTAATGATTCAGTCTGACGGTACTaactgtaaatataaaaatataaatttaccgtAGTTTAAATTTCAAGCTTCTagagaaaatatttattttatataatttaatatattaccAGATTATGAGGTTTCGAGGTTGAGTCCCACCTAATTCCGTCGTcgacaaatcaaaaaattttgactttaaatgTGAGAAAAAGCgttagatataaaatataaaagtttcgTTATGTGgtaacttaagtttttagaaaacaaaattattttttattatttaacattAATAATTTGCTaggtttaattattaatattaatgtgCTGACCACATGTAAGGTTATGATATTTTCAACGCACGCAGTAGGTAATATAATGATCTAATCTATGAGCACCGATAACTTGATCAATTTAGTTATTAATGCTGATGTGCTGACCATGTATAAGGCTCTGACATTGAGTTGTCGCAGTTATGACGACGGGGAGGGGCCGCCGTGCAAGGAGAGCGACGTGTACGCATTTGGGGTCGTGCTGCTGGAGCTGTTGAGCGGAAGGAGGGGCGAGGAGGGGGCGGTGGTGGAGTGGGCGGTGCCGATGATACGGGCGGGGAGGGTCGGGGAGGTCGCGGACCGGAGGGTCGCGGCGCCGAGGGATATGCGGCCAATCGAACGCATGGCGAAGGTGGCAACGGCGTGCGTCGGAAATGGCAGGAGGTGCCGGCCGTCTATGGCGCAGGTCGCGGCCATCTTGGGCAGCCTGCAGCTGCCGCCGTGCATATAATAGAGTGGCGAGATTTGGATTAGAATTTCCGTCGATAATTAAGGAcagattttatagaaatttgacattatttattaattttgattataTCACAATTAATGAATTTATCTGTGTAAAATAGTTATATTTGAAGTGAAGTTGTTAGGTAAAATTATGTACTTACAAAAAAGCACGTGTAAAATACTTGCTTAAAACTTTTATAAGAGCTTCacttttacttttacttttactttATATTATTACAATATGTCAAAATAAAGTATCTGATGTTGTACTTTTCAGTCCGTACTATCATTTCTACAGCACTTTTTCAACCGAGCACTTTATTGACAAAAAAGAAGCACCAAATTTACAACTAAAAAAGGTTTGTATTCTCTGCAATCccttattcaaaaattataaagtttatcaaaattttttatatattttttgcgaaaaaaatgtgataagatataaaaaagaaaaaatacttttggatgaaaataattTGCAGACTACAGTTCAAAGTGTTGTTTAGTCTTAGCACACTTCCTTAATCATCGAAAATAGAAGTTCAAACAtttatacttaatttattaGAGAAGTAGATAGGAAAATTACaagttcaaaattcaaatgCTTGTTTCAAAATGCACTATTCTTCATATTAGGTTTGTGTGATGTTACTATAAATATGATCCTTGTTTTTACACAATCTagccatttcttttttcttttctttttttttttcaaaatttgtccATTGCGCTATCTCAGGAACTctcagtatatatattatttatttaatctaaGAAGCTGAGGGGCACAAGCATGCGAGGATTGAAACCCTGACCTCATGGACCGTGATCCACCAATTTAGCATATTGCTTGAAATGAATTACCTACGTAGTGTTTTTATTCTTTCTCAAATGGGAGAATCCATTTGAGAGGAGTAAATACCAATTGGCTCTACTAGCATTTAGAACCTACAACAaccaaggagaaaaaaaaaaaaaaaaaaaaaaacaacaacaacaacaacaaaccgACGGTTCCTAGCGCAAATGTTAAAGtacttgatgattggtatctgaGGTCCTAAGTtggaatcctaattgattcacatttctaactaagtttatttctaaatgaaataaacgaaacgggtaacaacaacaacaacaacaactaggATAgagattttttctttatatttttatgatggAAAGTATATGAAAGAGCCTAAAACTGCAATGGGCATAAAGTAGTTGGGGTGAAATGCATTAGCAGGACTAGAAAAGTTATATCTAGACACAATCAATGTAATTTGCATAATATATTATCACATAggaaacaaacaaattaatacTATCACATAGAGAAAAAACAGATTAATAACTTATCATACTTACAACACGTAATACTTTCTGTCCGCAATATCAAACACAGTCTAACGCAATTTCAGTATAAATGGGAGCATTTCTTAAACTCTAGTTCTAGAGTCTGGTACAAGTTGGGGTGGAACTGAGCCCGGACCTAAACAACGCCTGATCCGATGGGCCATATATGGGCTGAGCTTTGGATATCCGAAttataattttgtgtttgagctgaatttaaaattttagactgAGAAAAGTTTTTGGACCTATTTAGACATGCCCAAGTCTGGCACAAGCCCTGCCAAAAGGCTCATTACAATAGCTATCATTACTAATTAACAGGATATTTAGTTACGAGtagagttactatgctatcggaagtatagaggatatgatgctttcgattttttggtCCTTAGATCAgccctttaattatttctaatctttagactaatattattatcctatgggaaccactcaactctaggggtactactcaaccctaagcggaccgcaatcatcccaactgtACAATTCTAGATATAAGGGTCAAAAAATCAGAAGTATCAAATtatctatacttccgatagaaTAGTAACTCTACACTTTAGTTACATACATTTTCCGATGAATATAATACACACTAGTGAAGGGGCCCGCACTTTGCAGCGagtataaattatagtaataattaataataaaaaaattaaatattctttTTGTATCTCATTTGGTACATCCGCCAAAGGGCTTTCACTATTGGAGCCCGACGATGGCTTCTCCGACGATGATGATAGTGACAGCGATGACGAATAATTGGAGATAAAGAATTGATGAATAGATTAGAGATAAAGAATTGAAAGTCCGGCGAAGGAAGAAAAAGTGCTATGATGAATAATTGAAGATAGAGAGGTTAGAATTGTAGAAGGTAGTGGAAcaatttaaatatactaattgaaagtttggtagtgaGACCGTTTGTATTAATTGAAAGTCTAGTGGAGGAAAGGGAAAGGGTCATGATTAATAATTGTAGATAGAAACGATGGAATTGTAAATAGTAGTAGGatatactaattgaaagtttagttAGTGGGACTATTAAAatgcatattgaaaatttggtgaagagaagaaaaagggtCACATACTACTGAGGGTGAAAGAGaatttgccacatggcaacaaatattggggattcatataggttaatagataGATTATATGTTAgaatattctaaaatttcaattaattaGCCGGGTTTGGGTTCAGGCCTGTACCTGGGCCAGGTTAGCCCAAGTTGTGGGGAACAGGGCCATGGTGGTTTAGTTTGGGCCTACAATggctagagttttttttttttttaattttcgaaaGTAAAAGCTGTAGGCAATCCATTGGAGGGAGAAATTATAACTAtttgtattttgtttgattgaatgttgtaaaaagtactaaaaataatttctttaattctatataGCTTGGaactatattaaaaaattctatcaCATTTCACAGCATGTTatggttcggattcgggtcaggttttttaaaatctgaacccgaacccagAATCTGATTCAAATCCGAAATCGAATCcgacagattttaaaattaatatgcaGATCCGAGCCCAATCGAAATCCTAATCCAACCCAAAATGATTATCTCCCAACTATATTTTGAACATATTAtagtaaaatctaaagttttaaaatataagtttaaatacAATACCAAACATTcatatacattatataatataaaatcaattcaTGTTCAGATCGGGTTTCAGCTCTGGTCGGGTAGAGATAAAATTCATACCCGAATTCAAATTTGTTCGATTTTCGTTATTTATATATCATTATCCGAAACTGTATCCATTTAGCATTGGATAAACCGCCACGTTccgataaaatttcggataatCTGTATCCATGAACGGATCCTAAGCACATTCAAATCTGTTACTGTGCATCATAGTCCAATCCAAACTTAAATTCTAACACAACGACCAAAAATATTCTTCaagtaaaaatatatcataCTGAAAATTTCAGTGAAATAGTAATTTTTCTAACCGTACGTAGTGTGATATAATCAATTTTTTCTTAGGAGTTGTCGATTTCACTGATTAGTACTACAAAGATATCATATATTTTCTAGCtatttgaaataataaattactaacTAATTATGTCTTTTAGATTGGGAGGGTGTTGAGCCtgatatatttttactaaaatgaATTACCGATGACTCTTATTAagtataaaaatgataaaacctACGTAACATGCTTAACtaaataaaaagttatgatgattttataatttcatagatatttttttataacttttcaaCTTGAATTATGTGGCAATAATTTGAAGAGAAAATGCTAATAAATTCCAATATGTTACAAACTATGAAATGAAGAGCCATTATTTAGAGAAAACACCATGTAACCTACCTAGCTAGTAGGCTTCACTCTTGCTTCTGCATGTGACAAATTAAGCTAAAATAAACCCCCAATTAAGGGACATTACTTATGCATGAATGAATATTTTCTACAAGCTTTTGGGCCCGCAACATTTGTTTTATTAAAGACATGGATGTTATTTTCCCCACCACAAAGAGAAGAAACATGCCAACAATACAACACATGTGAAAtaaatgcttctttttttttttccctttagacaaggaaagaaaacttgctatttattttatgagtccggctgggatactatcgatagcaccaaaaactttgtgctaccaagtttaatattttccatcgttagatttaactctttgattattttcatccactagatttactattcaaccaataactcaTTCAACATTAAGGGactcatatcatcctaaccgtacattttttaatccaaaagccgacaacctaatagcaccaataacttggtgttATTGGTAGTATTCCAGCTAACTTCttgttttattcatttttaaaaaaatgaatttagttGAATATGTGAAACTCCTATGCTTCAAACTTGAGGCCTCGGgtatcaatcatcaaatctTTTACTTCTTCCACTAGCGACGATTGATGagaaataaaagttttgaaggggagactagagagagagatttaaagGGCATTTGGCTGAAAAAATGTTTTTGGTATGTTTGGCTTTTagatttttccttctttttttttttcagatttcacAGGATGTCGTGTTTCTATtccttaaatattttattcgaaaaataaacatatgaaaaaaaattatttgctatatattatttttatttaaaaaataatttttcatataaaacACCCCCTATTTCCCATTTTCCTAACCAAGGAATGTGTATCTGAAATACAAAGGTTAGAATGGTCCCTCTCAAGCTAGCACGCTTCTTCTCACCTAGAAGCCTCCTTGTCTCCACCAAATTATCAGTCGCCCCGCTAATTAATCCCTATCAGGTGCATAACACCAACTAATCTCTAAAATGGTTCGTCGCTCAGCGCGTGTCCTTATCTTCATATTGAAATCGATAATACGACACGTGGCGCGCGTATTTTATCCTAATGAAATTGGAGATGTACAATGGAGTAAACATTTGATCCTCTCCTCTCAAGATCACAAACTCAACAAGCCATGTCTTGTGGGGCTAACATGCTGTATCCTGCGGTTGGCTTAGTTGACAAGCCAAAGCACATGTTCACCCTagcaatttaaaaatttaatattatcttctttttttttgtgctataagtagaaaaaattaataaataaatcttGATTAGAATGCAATAAAAGAAGTAAGAACAAcagttaaaactttttttttttttgagaataggtagcacgctacctgcttcattcattgaatagATGAATTTGGCTACAAAGGTGAGGCAGCGAGGGCCTCGAGGAAAAACAATATCAGcagaggtatatatatatatatatataaaccctaaacccttattTTGATTGCTAAAATAGGGGCTGAAAACACTACTTTTATACTTGCCATCAtaagttttaatataaaatgaGAAGAGATTAAAAccagttttaaatttttttgacctTTGAAAATATAGAAATAGTACCTATTATCAAATTAGACTCAATAGGGCTACTAGAAAAGGTgcaataagttttttttttttcccttaattcATTAAAACGTATATAATTTTgctttctatatataataaaggcTTCGATTCGCAACTTCTTTTTTGATGTTTTAAAGTATTTTGTATGTTAGTTAAATGTATGGTTGCTGTGTTAAAAATCTAAAGAGGTCTACCACCTATATATACACTCCAACAAAATATGTACATAtcctgaatgaatgaagcgggtagcgtgctaccttattctcaaaaaaaaaaaaaaacaaaaaaaaacaaaaggtgtACATGATCTTACACCCCCTTATTAATTTAAGGGCCAAAAATTGATTTTTGTctcgtaaatttttttaaacaaaatattaaaaattttaaaagtttcaaaaccCACTAAATAATAAGGTGTCGAATGTACATACTTGTTTTTTGAAGTGTACATGTAGCATTTCTCCAACCTAAAATGCTAAAAAAAGGTAGGTTATAGGAGTTGAGATAAATAGCTAGGATCAGAAGAGGAGAATAATTTCACCATTCTCACCATTAAATGAGAAGGTTGGCTTCTTTGACGCCCACAATCTCAAAGGGATTCACATGATCACATCACCGTAGGTGGTGTGTTGTCACGGATAAAGTATTTTCTGTTGACTTCTTCTTTGCAATCACCCAAATTTCAAAGGAGAGTTCTAttgatatatagtataaatCCTTTTTAGTCACCTTTTCCCCGTACATAGATTATATGCTACTGTGCTCTAGATAGCATAAATCTTTTTTCTGCAATCAATGTCATTTTCAATGGTCGGGTATCGACTTTCTGATCaacaccgttaaatataatatagaatatttgaaatactTTAGTAAATaagtttcatgatttttttaatattaattatttactcaagtatcaacaaaataaacagtcgtaataaaaaaaaaaattctaaaataaaaaataaaacttaattttgaattcaatatcAGAATTTATAATCTTGATGTAAATAATAAGTATaatattatgttaaaaattcaaatttagtttGCTCTAAACTAATAATTAACTCTAGTCGGCCATTGAAAACTATCAATTTTAAAACTTTGCGATCACTAGATAGATGAATAattgcaaataattttaaaattttattgtcagATTGTTTGAatgctttaaattatatatgtttaatAGTATTGATCAACAACGAAGCTACATTGCcgaaaatattttgttatatataaatagaactagactggaatactatcaaaacaccaagctattggtgctattagttttataacccttggattgagaaatgtgagGTTAGGGTGAAGTGGgcctctagggttgaatggatggttggttgaatagtataatctaacgggtaaaaataatcaaaagattaaatctaacggtggaaaattcGATAACACCAAACCCTTGGTGCTAtatatcgatagtatcccagccggactctatatatatatagataataatgaAGTTGGAATActtttgatagcaaaaaaatactatttattatcGACTATTTAAGTCCTTGGATGCTTAGAATTTAGTAATAGTAGATGGAATAGTACTAATCCAAAGGGtgaaaaattgatagcaaacactatttatttattatcaataatatttcaGGTAATGTTTACATAGCtcttgaattaatactattccacctaccaccattaaattttagatatccaAAATCCTAAAAATAGATAGTAGATACTATTTCTTTACTatcaaaagtatatataaaattcatctagaatattattgataaataaagctatctctctcttatatatatataattcatctgaaatattattaatagtaaataaaaatatttattatcaacATTTTAGCCcttaaatcaataataaaatttataaatgattcaactctatctttctctctctccatatatatatatatatatatatatatatatatatatatatatatatatagagtccggctattatgctattaatagcacgaagcacttggtcctaccaagttttccatcgttagatctaccctttcacccgttaaatcatactattgaaccaaccacccactcaaccctagggcccccacatcatcctaaccgtacatcttttaatccaatggccaaaaacttagtagcactgatgacttggtgctattaatagcatagtagcctagttctatatatatatatatatatatatatgtatatgaattgagctccatatcctttaaaaagctaccagttattggtgcttgtaggatttttagccattggattaagagatatacggttaggatgcttgtagatttttagccattgattaagaaatatacggttagaatgattTGGCCCCCTAGGGTTTGAGTGGGTGTTGGTTGAAtcgtataatctaatggttgaaaatgatccggagaatagatctaacggtaaaaaacttacaagcaccaagttcttgtgcttttacaagcacatagctggactcatatatatatatatatatatatatatatatatttatatatatagtatagagagagagagacgagaggagagagagagatctatggacgggagagatgagaagagaGATGAAGAGAGTTGAGTctgaatactatcggtagcaaacggctCCATGCcaccatttgttttttatgatggagctccaaatcgacgatcggaccgttgaaaatgatttataccacttgaagtatctagaaatcaaatttcattgctttcgatattgttccttgttcatcaagtgggcgtaaaaatgaacagctgaaaatgatATCCtttaaaagtgatgatagaattttgtatcaaagaTCGAGTAGTTAGATCTTTTCTAATAGTTAaagaatttctaacaaaaattcagttgatttggataactttacaccgttaaacgagaaaacgcctcatatcgaccattaattacaattttgaaaccattgatcattaggtcaatgaagtcgaaatatttgaaatttgatttctaaatacttcaagtgatataaatcatgttcaacggtaccgatcgtcgatttgaactccatcatcgaaaacaaatgggtgcaaCGAGCggccgtttgctaccgatagcattccaactcaactctatatatataatatataatatatatatatatatatatatatatatactattatatatatatatatatataaaattttattctacaAGTAAAACAATacctattttagaaaaaatatatatataaaggttcTACTTGGATGCATTAATATCTTATTTGGTGAATCTTTTCAATCTACTCAAAGAGCATATATATTCAATAGTTGAAGTTTATTAAATGTTAGAATGGATATTACAAAGAGCAAATGTTTAGAATGGATATTACATTCagccttcaaatttttttaaacaattgtGATAATAATGGCCTTGTAGTAAAATTTGTTgtcttattaaattataaatatcaaaatattcgAAGGAACCAAAATTAAGCTCAATCATTTCTATTTTGTATAAAACAATTTCTATATATTAGATATCTTGTTCCGCCATTTAATTATCAGGAGTGTAATTGGTTTGATTTGGTTCGATTTTTAGGCAAATCTCAAACAGAACACAATTTTTCAGTTTGAAAAAATTTACAACCGAACCGAACTAATTTATACTCCGAACATATCAAAACAAACTGAATTAACTCGATTTGCTTCGATTTTGTagttaatttttagatttttttatttttcttatgaattaatttataatataagattgaaaattaaattattatgaaatcacacataaaaaatttaattataaatataaaatttttaaaaaatgtctggatatatgatcaaaatttgatcataaatataaaattttagtaaatagTTTAGATGAAATGTGTAAAAAATATTACCATCCGTTTTCGGTTCGGCTCGTTAAGAAATGTGTTCAAACCGAACCAAATCTAAActcgaattttagtcaatttaaAAATCGATCAAAACCAAAAATCATATAAACCGAAACAAATAGTCTTATTTAGTTTGGTTCGGTTAGGTTTTCGGTTTTGGACCAGACCGTGTACATAATATCTTCAGACCGTGCAGAAACTGAGAAATCGTACCAGATTGAAAACCACCATATAACTGAACCAAAATAGTCTTATTTGATTTGGCTCGTTTTGTTGTTCGATTTGGGACCAAACCGTGTACACTCCTACCAATTACAAGGAGAAATCGGTTCGATTAAGAAATATCTTCAAACCGTACCGTGCAAAACTGAGAAATCGAACCAGATTGAAAACCGCCATATAACCAAGCCAAAATAGTCTTATTTGATTTGGCTCGTTTTGACGTTCGATTTGGGACCAAACTGTGTACACCCCTACCAAGAATACAGGAGGAAAAAGATATTAttgagaagaaaataaataatttccgTGCATGTGATGACAGACAAATGCGATTGGTTGGAATTATCTTGTTGGGTGTGTCTTCCAAGACACTCTAAGATGACCTTGTATCTGAATTaaaggctctctctctctctctctctctctctctctctctctctcttagccAACCATCTCTCTCGGGGTGGTAGAACGTCTCTTACGAATCAGGTTGCCCCTCCCCTACTCAACCCATTTGCTCCATCCCCTTTGTTGTTTCTACTTATCATGCATTAACTTTTATATCGAGTAACCGACCGTAACTAtagcaagtggtaaaagatttggtggttggtatccgaaacctaagttcgaattctagttgattcacattttcagctaagtttatttctaaatgaaataaacgaaacgggtagcctgctatctatctctcaaaaaaaaaaaaaaatcgcttATATACAGTAGGAATATTGTATTCTTATAAGtacgtttatttttttatttataaattattttttattataaagtttttgaatcgacgattcatgccattaaaatgatttaaaatatttaaacattttagaaactaagttttataatttttcaataccatttaacttaattatgattaaaagatctcgaaattgataattttttaactacTGCTATGAAATATTTGTTggtttaatagtgtaaaagaatcagaatataataaatttttaatagaagTTCTATTAACTATCTAGATAtagattaataattttgattttaaattgaaaaaactaTTCTTGTTAGTGGTATGAATAGAACAAACTTAAAAAGAGTACAATGGCTTTCGTGCTAAAAATATagtatccttatatatatatatatatatatgattcctcctcataattaattttctctttgaACGTACCTTTGATTAGTTAGTAGCCTAGCACTATACGTATACGTACACAAGCTAACCAAACTTGAGGATCAAGCAACCGAGCACTATTTGGCAATTTATGTATCTTTCTCCACACTTTATACATGTATCTGTATCTATATAACcttgtatatatacatattgtgtctctactctctttttctcttctctttttgtaTATACCTAGGTTGTGTTATGGGTTCCTGTTCCCATGCCCTTTTTCCTACATCTAATTAAACTTACTGGCTAGGGAATGGTAAGCAAAAGCTGGGAACAATTCTTTTCCTTCTAAAAGCCCAAGGAgaactaagagagagagagagagagggagagagaggagagagagagagaggggggttcATAGCTTTAACATAGAGaagcttctttcttcttttcctttattATTCTTTAATTCCTTTGCTTTGTTCTCCCTCTTCTTTGCTATGCTCTTTTCTTG
This region includes:
- the LOC109717694 gene encoding serine/threonine-protein kinase-like protein CCR1; the protein is MSSSSRGRHSASVAGDALVAAIALSLVALATALLLLCRRMRRADKENSGNTSGGGDGNDDESSVTAMLHAAQPRPLRDIESATAGFHRSHVIHDGPHATVYKAVSASGDVFAAKRVHPDVVLLNPGVAFGSAVKSLSFAGRHPNVVPVLGYSEAPGERIILTEYVAGVKTLDICLHGSSPDGTPFAGLLRWQLRIRIAAGAARGIAHLHGATALGIVHGGIKPANIMLDANFCARVSDYALPFPLQTNNRSGYDDGEGPPCKESDVYAFGVVLLELLSGRRGEEGAVVEWAVPMIRAGRVGEVADRRVAAPRDMRPIERMAKVATACVGNGRRCRPSMAQVAAILGSLQLPPCI